In Blastocatellia bacterium, a single genomic region encodes these proteins:
- the yqeB gene encoding selenium-dependent molybdenum cofactor biosynthesis protein YqeB translates to MLVLLKGAGDLGSAAARRLHLMGFRVVMTELPEPLCIRRKVAFAECVFTGATQVEGVIGELATSPAQIDAILRRGAVAVIVDPECSVARTLQPKVIVDARMLRRSINTRIDEADVVIGLGPGFVVGEHAHAVVETNRGHHLGRVLYEGSAEPSTGIPAPIGDQTDARVLRAPASGRFEPVRDIGDRVEQGEVVASVSGQPIVAALSGVIRGLIHEGVHVRAGIKVGDIDPRGVREYCFTISDKANAVAGGVVEACCWLLRQRLDWRPAMEK, encoded by the coding sequence ATGCTGGTCCTGCTGAAAGGTGCAGGAGACCTTGGTTCGGCTGCTGCGCGGCGTCTTCACCTGATGGGATTTCGCGTGGTGATGACCGAGCTGCCCGAGCCATTGTGTATTCGTCGCAAGGTGGCGTTTGCTGAGTGTGTGTTTACTGGCGCCACACAGGTAGAAGGCGTCATTGGCGAGCTGGCAACGTCGCCGGCTCAGATTGACGCGATTCTGCGGCGAGGGGCTGTTGCCGTCATTGTTGATCCTGAATGTTCTGTTGCTCGGACGCTGCAACCGAAGGTCATTGTGGATGCGCGCATGTTACGTCGTTCGATCAATACTCGGATTGACGAAGCTGATGTGGTCATCGGGTTGGGGCCTGGTTTCGTCGTAGGTGAACATGCGCATGCTGTTGTTGAGACGAATCGAGGGCATCATCTGGGGCGGGTCTTGTATGAAGGTTCAGCCGAGCCAAGCACGGGCATTCCCGCGCCGATTGGCGATCAGACCGATGCGCGTGTGTTGCGGGCGCCAGCATCGGGGCGTTTTGAGCCAGTCCGGGATATTGGCGATCGAGTTGAGCAGGGCGAGGTGGTTGCATCGGTGTCCGGTCAGCCCATCGTGGCGGCGCTTTCCGGTGTGATTCGTGGATTGATTCATGAGGGCGTTCATGTCCGAGCGGGCATCAAGGTCGGAGACATTGACCCTCGCGGCGTGCGTGAGTACTGTTTCACGATTTCAGATAAAGCCAACGCTGTGGCCGGCGGCGTTGTCGAAGCGTGCTGTTGGTTGCTACGACAGCGTCTTGATTGGAGGCCAGCAATGGAGAAATGA
- the ssnA gene encoding putative aminohydrolase SsnA, translating to MTAYCFKHARCVTLDPPSVFEADVLIEDEHIAAVADSVTPGEQVEVINLDGKILMPGLVCAHTHLYSTLARGMPGPSVPPENFLQILERIWWKLDRALDQESLYLSALVGAIEAVRAGTTCLIDHHASPNFIRGSIGMVAQAMEEIGVRGVVCYEITDRGGQQERDAALDESYAVLDHVRDGLPAPDLIRALLGAHASFTLSDDTLNRCAHLVQLFETGLHIHVAEDAYDEAHAQTTYGRTVIDRLAQFGLLNDKTLLAHGVHLSPQEILTVQQAGCWLVHNPRSNLNNSVGRAPVESFGVRVALGTDGIGADMFEESKFAFFRAREATRQADAQTYLRMLANGNAIIAPLFNKRFGVIEPGAMADLVILDYVPPTPLHADNLAWHWMFGMNATLVESVMVGGQFVYRDRRFPGFDPAPIYQAARQAAQALWQRMMT from the coding sequence ATGACAGCATATTGTTTCAAGCATGCCCGATGCGTCACGCTGGACCCGCCCAGCGTGTTTGAGGCGGATGTATTGATTGAAGACGAGCACATCGCAGCGGTGGCCGATTCAGTCACACCAGGCGAGCAGGTTGAAGTCATCAACCTGGACGGAAAAATTCTCATGCCCGGCTTGGTCTGCGCGCACACACACCTGTATTCGACCTTGGCTCGCGGGATGCCGGGGCCATCAGTGCCGCCGGAAAATTTCTTGCAGATTCTGGAACGCATCTGGTGGAAACTGGATCGGGCGCTCGATCAAGAGAGCCTCTATTTGAGCGCGCTGGTCGGCGCCATCGAAGCTGTGCGAGCTGGAACCACTTGCTTGATTGATCACCACGCCTCGCCCAACTTCATTCGTGGTTCCATCGGGATGGTCGCGCAGGCGATGGAAGAAATCGGCGTGCGCGGCGTCGTCTGTTATGAGATCACCGATCGCGGCGGCCAGCAAGAACGCGATGCTGCGCTGGATGAATCCTATGCTGTGCTCGATCATGTGCGGGATGGACTGCCCGCGCCTGACTTGATTCGCGCTCTGTTAGGCGCTCATGCTTCATTCACGCTGAGCGATGATACATTGAATCGCTGTGCGCATCTGGTTCAATTATTTGAAACCGGTTTGCACATTCACGTGGCCGAAGACGCATACGACGAAGCGCACGCTCAGACGACCTATGGGCGAACTGTCATTGACCGATTGGCGCAGTTCGGCTTGCTCAACGACAAGACCCTGCTGGCGCATGGCGTGCACCTGTCGCCGCAGGAGATTCTCACTGTGCAACAAGCGGGCTGTTGGCTTGTGCACAATCCACGATCAAACCTAAACAACAGCGTGGGACGCGCGCCCGTCGAATCCTTTGGCGTGCGCGTGGCGTTGGGCACGGACGGCATCGGCGCAGATATGTTTGAGGAGAGCAAATTCGCCTTTTTCCGCGCGCGTGAAGCGACACGGCAGGCCGATGCGCAGACCTATCTGCGCATGCTCGCCAACGGCAACGCGATCATCGCGCCGTTGTTTAACAAGCGATTTGGCGTGATCGAGCCGGGCGCTATGGCTGACTTGGTTATCCTAGACTACGTGCCGCCAACTCCGCTCCACGCCGATAATCTTGCCTGGCATTGGATGTTCGGGATGAACGCAACCCTTGTTGAAAGCGTGATGGTCGGTGGTCAGTTTGTCTATCGTGATCGCCGTTTTCCTGGCTTTGATCCCGCGCCGATCTACCAAGCAGCGCGGCAGGCAGCGCAGGCGCTCTGGCAGCGGATGATGACATAG